GTACGCTGTTCCAATATGTCATTACTGAAAATCGTATGGATGAGAAAGGTGAATTTATCATAGAGGGATATCATGAGCAGAAGTCCTGTATTTCCGAAAGCCTTTCCAAACGGTTATTAGAAAATGGGATGCCTGTTGAAATGATAAATAGCATGAAACGAAGGGAGGAAGAATCAGAATGAATCTGATCTTATTGATTGCCTGTATGGGCATGATTACAGGATGCTTAGTTCTTTTATCCTTGCCACCGATGGAATTTACGAATCATATTTTTCAAAGTCTTATTAGTAAGCCACATAGCATACGAGACGAGATTAATGAAGCTACTGGGCGAAAGAAGATGTCATTTTTCAAAAGGGAAGTGACAGAGATTGAATCCATATTAAAGATTACCGGCAGAGAACATCTATTTCCATTGCTTTGCGCATGGTCACTCATCCTATTTGCAATCGGAGCATCTGTTGCTATACTACTAGAAAATTTCTTTCTGGTACCGGTACTTGCCGGAGGATTTCTGTTTCTGCCTTTTTGGTATGTAAGACTGACGCAGGCGCATTATAAAAAGGATATCGCTGCTGAACTTGAAACAGCGCTGTCCATTATTACAACGGCATACCTTCGAAATGATGATATCCTGACAGCTGTGGAGACTTATTGGAGATTGCTAGAATTGGTTCAGGGCGGCTCCAGAGCAGAATTTGAATTTCAGAAAAATCAATATAGTACCTATCAGGATCGTACGCACTTTACACCAATCTGGATGCCGGATGGTAGTTATATCGTAAATACGTGGGTGATAGATGCATGGACACCGGTTGGGATGATGTCGCAGAATCTAACGAACTCGATTACAATTAAGGGAAGCTTGTGGGATGATTGGCATATTGCACCACAGGCTGAGTAAAAAACCAATAATTCTATCAAAAATACCCCCAAACTACCCTTTTACGGAGTGGCTTTTTCGATTTGGGTATGGTAAACTTTTCATAAACTGAAAAGGTATGCCATAAAAATGTATGAAATATCTTGCATTACCTGTAAAGAAACCACGTAGATGACAGAAGAAGCAGTGGTCACCATTTTAAAATGAGGATAAAGATGAAAGAGAAAAATGAAAAGACTTTAGAATCCGGATTGCAGACGGAAGAGGAGTTCTACATACGCCCAAGAATAGCAAATAAAAAGATGAAGTCAGCCCAGTCGTTGTCCCAGACGGTATATCTGTATGGGATATCCGGCTGTGGAAAAACAGCCTTTATTCGTGACTTTTTAGGGAAAAGGCAGTATCACTATTATTCAGCGGAGCAGTTGAATGAGGCGGAACTTGAGTTTGCACCGAGTGAAAAACAGTTAATCGTGGTGATTGATGATCTACAACAGCTGAGGACGGATGAACTGCGAGATATATTAATTAAAAAGATTGAAATGCTGGCAAGGCGGCAGGATGTCTGGCTTATCCTGTCAGGAAGAAGCAGGATGCCATCCTGGCTACTTTCGGTTTATTATCGGAGAGTATTTACGGTCATAGAGGAAGAAGATTTTGTGCTTTCTGAAACAGAGATGACAAATTATCTGAATTTGTGGGGATTGACACTCACGGAAGAAGATTTTAGTAGAGTCGCAGGGCTTACAAAGGGGATAGGGATTATTATAAGACTTCTTGCAATGGAACTTTCCTCAGGCAGACCTTTTGATACGAATTATATCGAACGAATGAGAAATGATTTCTGGGATTATCTAGACTGTCATGTATATGACCAGTGGGATATGGAAATCCAGGAATTCTTTATGCAGGTGTGTATCGTGGAGGAATTTGATCAGCATCTGGCAGAAATGATTACTGGTAGAAGCGACGTAGAGAGAATGATCGGCATAGCGGAACAATTGGGCAATTTTATGATGTTTAAAGAAGCTGTCGGTGGTAAGCGAATCTACGAAATCAGGCTTGCTATGCGACATTCCATGAGGCGAAGGCTTCTTAGAACCTACCAGAAGGAGAGAAGGGAACGCCTTTATTATAATGCAGGTCTTTACTACGAACTGGAAGGTGATACCCCGAATGCTCTGAGGATGTATGAAGCGTGCCACGACACGGAGAGAATTGCAGGACTTTTAATTGCCAATGCAAGAAAAAATCCGGCAAGTGGTCATTATTATGAACTTCGGGAATATTACCTCTCTTTGCCGGAAGAAAAAATCAGGGAAAGCATGGAACTGATGGCAGGTATGAGTATGCTTCAATCCATGCTATTAAATATAGAAGAAAGTGAACGCTGGTATGAGGAATTAAAGCAGATGGAGGGAACTTTAAGTGGAAGTGCCAAAAAAGCTGCAAAAGGTCAACTTGTCTATCTGGATATTGGGTTGCCACACCGTGGAAGCAGTGCGTTAGTGGATATTTTGAAAAATGCTGGAACCCTGTTGATGAACCGTAACATCAGTCTGCCAGAATTCTCAGTTACTAGCAATCTGCCTTCTCAGATGAATGGAGGAAAGGATTTCTGCGAGTGGAGCAGACGGGATAAGGAACTGGCAAAAAGTATAGGAAAAATCATAGAATTTACTCTTGGAAAGTATGGAAAGGGCTTGGTAAACCTAGCTCTTGCGGAAAGCTATCTGGAAAAGGGGGAAGACAGCTATGAAATAGCCAACCTGACCAACAAAGGCATGATGCAGGCACAGGCCGGTGGCAAGACCACGCAGTGCTTTGTGGCGGCAGGCATACTTGCCTGGCTTCATATTATAAATGATCATGCAGAGGATGCCAGAGAGATATTGATGAATTTTTGGAAGAAGGCAGAAAAGGAAGGCTCCGCAAAGCTGTTATCCAATCTGGAAGCATTGCAGATACGGATTAGTCTCTATCAGGGAAAAACGGCGGAGGCAATAGAGTGGATGGAGCTGGCACCGGAGGAAGAGCTTGAATTTGCTACGATGGAGCGTTTTCGGTATTTGACCAAGGTACGCGTATATCTATTAATGGGAAGGTATGAGAAGGCGGTCAATCTGCTACAGCGTATTCTATATTATGCGGATGTCATGCATCGTACCTACATCACTATGGAAGCGAGACTGCTTCTTGCCATTACCCAGTACCGAATGGGGGATGGTAAATGGGAGGAGAACTTACAGAAGGCACTGACCCAGGCAGAGAGCTATCATTTCGTCCGGCTGATATCCAGAGAAGGAGCAGCTGTGAATAGGATGCTAAAAGAAACCACCTGGAAATGCAAGAATCCAAGTTATCTTAAGGCGGTACTGACAGAGACAGAGAAGATAGCACTTGCCTATCCCGGATATCTAAAGCAGGTCACAGAAGAGGCTAGCTTTAGTGAAAATGCCTTAAAGATCCTAAAGCTACAGGCAGAAGGACTTTCTACCACAGAGATTGCAGGAGAGCTGGGACTAAAAGTTGAAAATGTGAAATACCATAACAAGCAGAATTTCAAAAAGCTGGGAGTGAACAGTAAAACAGCCGCTGTTACGGAAGCAAGAAAGAGGAAGCTGATCTGATAAGATAGGATAGGATAAGTCATAAGCTGATTTTATATAGATTAACAGATAGGATGTACAAAGAATAAAGGAATGAAACACAGAGTAAATGGAGGAATGAATGAAAATGGAACGTAGAACTAAGAAAAACTCGATTGCAGTTACCAAAAGAGACAGAAAACGGGTGCTGGCAATTGTACTGGCAATCTTGATGGTTGTTTCTGCGATGGACTTTAGCGGAATGCAATATGTCAGTGCAGCGGACGAGGATACAACGAATGTAATTACAGCATTAGCAGGGCTGCCTGGAGAAATTGCGAATCAGCAGCTAGCAGTAGGTTCATTAGAAACAGCTATTAACCTGCCGAACTCATTAAGCGTGACGAACGAAGAATATGATTTGGCTGCAATACAAACAGTCACCGGGGGTGCGATCACGGTCAGCGGTTCTGCGATCAGTATGAATGAAACCTATAGCCTGACGGGTATCACATGGGAAATTGACGCGAGTCAAAGTAGTTCGGCTACCTTTGATTCCACTGTGGCCAATACCTATTATACCTATGTGCCTGCACTGCCTCTAGAAGACGAAGGTAAAGCGATTAAGCTTGTATACGGTGTAAGTCTGCCGCAGATCAGAGTGCAAATAGTTGGTACAGATGAAGCAAGCGTGATCGATTCGGCGGGTGCGGTGACTAATTATGCCACCATAGAGGAAGCCATCACCGCAGCAATGGGCATGAGCGGCAGTACGGTGACACTGCTTAAGAATGTGGCGACCGAAAACAGAATTGAAATCAGCACCGGTAATTTCTCAATTGACTTAAATGGCAACACCTGGACCGGACCTGCAACCTGGGAAGTGGATGGGCATACAAACTATGCGATAGAAATCGAAGGAGCTCCGACCTTAGTTATGAAAGATACGGTCGGAGGCGGTGTATTTACCAGTACAAACGAAACTAAAAATGTAATATTAAGTTTTTCATCAATGGCTAATATAAGTATCGAAGGTGGCACCTATAGCGGGATTAGCAATGCAAAAAGTGTTGACAATTTACTGGCAGACGGCTACGTCTATAGAAACAGCGAGAACGGCGAATTAATAACCGACCTGAGCAGTAATAAGATATTAAATGTTACCGTAACGCCTGCACCTGTCAAAATTACTGCCCAACCGGAAAATTTCAATGCCGATGAGGCAACGGTTTCATTAAGCTTAACGGCGGAAAGCGTACCTGCTGATTCTGGAAAAGAAATCTCGTATCAGTGGTACAAAGAAGACGGCACTGCGATTGAGGGTGCAACGGCAAATGTTTATACGCTGCCGGAAGATCCGTCAGCACGCCTCGATTCGTATTATTGTGCTGCTAGCTGTGACGGCTATACTGTCAATTCACGTATCGTTTCTTCTTTTTTTTATGAAGCCAGCATAACCGCCGCCGACGACACAGTAACCAACTATGATACCATTGAGCAAGCCATCACAGCTGCAATGGGCATGGGTGGCTGTACGGTTAAATTGCTGAAGGATGTGGCAACCGATGATTTGCTCAATATTACTGACGGTACATTCACGCTTGATTTAAATGGCAAGGCCTGGACGAATACTTCTGTGGGGGTGGGGTCAGGAGTATTACAGTTAGTGAAGTTCGAGGGAAGTAGTAGCAATACAACTTCTCTCACTATAATAGACAGTGCTGGTGGCGGCAGCATTACAACAACAGCTTCAGGAGGATATTCTATATTCGGATACACCAATTATTCGCTGTCACTGGAGGGAGGCAGTTACACTGGCATTTGGGTATTTAGTAACCAAGTAGGAAACGTGCTTGCAGACGGATATGTCTATAAAAACAAGGAGAGCGGCGAATTGGTAACCGACATGAGCAGTGAAGAGATTTCTAATGTCACTGTAATGCCTAAACCCGTAACAATCACCGCCCAGCCGGGGGATGCTGTTGCCGCTCCCGGATACACCGAGGCACCAACATTTGCAGTCATGGCCGAAACCGTGCCTGCCGATTCAGGGGAAACAATCACCTATCAGTGGTATAAGGACAGCGTAGCCATTGACAGTGCAACAAATGCAAGCTATACGGTTGAACCTAATCTTGGTGAGGGTACTTATACTTACCACTGTACTGTGACTTGCGATGGTTATAGTGTGAATACTGAAAATGCGACATTGTTAGTGACCAGTGCTACAGGAAATTATTCGGTGACCGCGTCAAGTGGCAACACAGTGAGTTACCCGACTTTGGAAACAGCCATCACTGCAGCAAAAAGTAAGCCAAACAGCACCGTGAAACTGCTTGCTGACGCAACCACGGCTGAACAAGTAGAAGTCAGCTCCGGTACGTTTACCATTGATTTAAACGGAAAAATATGGACGAGTACTACCAGTGTTAACGCATTAAGCCTCAAAAATGGATGCCATGTAACACTGATGGACAGTGACACCGGCGGCAAGCTGACCACAAGCACCGCTCAACAGACAATTAATGTACAAGATGCCGATTTAACCATCAAAAGCGGCATCTATGAAAATGAGAATAGTAACTATATGAGCTATGTGCTGGGTGCTTATTCCTCGGGAACGGTTACCATCGAGGGCGGTACAATACAGACTAGCAAAAGCCTCATGTATCTTGCCTATTTGCAAAGCGTGGATGTGGTGATTTCTGGCGGCATCTTCAGCGGCGGCAATACTACTTTTCACAATTGTGACAGCGTTGCCCTTTCCGGTGGGGAATATAAAAGTATTGGTACTGCTAACATGAGTATAGTCAACAGCCTTCTGGCAAGCGGCTATGGGTATAAGAATCAGTCTGACAATTCATGGGTAAACAATCTGGGAAGAGACGGCTATTTATATAATGACTTGGCAAACTATTATCTGTCCAAGCCTGTTACCATCCAGCCTGTCCCAGCCAAAATTAAAACACCGCCGCAAAATGCCGCAAGCGCGACCTACGGCTACACCGAAGCACCAACCATGAGCGTTGAGGCAGAAAAAACTACCGCCGCACCAGCGGGCAGTACGATTTCCTACCAATGGTATCGCGTAAAGAGCAGCAGCGAAACCAGTGATACCGCAGTCGGAACCGATGCTACGCTGAACATCCCCACCGGTCTTGATGCAGGTACCCACAGCTTTTACTGCGCAGTCACCTGCGACGGCTATATTGTGAACAGTGAAAGTGCGACTTTTACTGTGGAGCCGAAAGACATTTCCGATGTAGAATCGACGTTGATTATTCCAGACGGTGGATATACCTATGACGGAACGGAGAAAAAGCCACCCGTTGCTCTTGCACTAGACGGACACGCTTTAGATTTGGGCACGGACTATATTCTTGATTATATGGATAATACCGATGCCGGTACTGCCAGCGTTACCATCACTGGGCAAGGCAATTTTATCGGAACAAAAAGCGAAGAGTTCACCATTGCCAAAGCAGACCAAAGCATAAGTATTACAGAAGTTAGTGGGAAAAAATATAATGATGCTGATTTCACACTGGAAACAACAGGCGGCAGCGGCACAGGTGCAGTGACTTTTTCTGTGCCGGAGGACAACGGTGTGCTTTCCATTTCCAAAAAAGAAGATGGTAGATTTGACGCTGCTATTATCGGTGCAGGAGAAGTGACCATAACAGCCACCAAGGCGGCGGATACAAATTATAATGAGGCCACTGCTACACAGTCAATCACGATTGAGCGAGCGGATACATCCATTGCATTCCAGTCGTCCTATACGGGGCACTATTTCTACACCGGTAGCTCCATTCCCAATCCGGAGGAAGTGGATTTGAGCATCACGGGCGCATCCTATAGCGATGTGGATTTTGTCTGGTACGACAGTAACAGCAACCAACTGGACAGTCCGCCTACAGCTATGGGCAGCTATATCCTTGCGGTAACTATTCCAGAGACAGCGAATACGAAACAAAGCTCTAATACGAAATCTGTAACAATCAGTTCCTACGATGGCACCGTAACGTTTGCCTATAATGGTAGCACCACAAATGCGGCTTGGTACAGTGCAGACGTGACCATTACAGCGGACGGTTACACCGTCAGTGACAGTGTGAATGGAACCTATGCGGACACCTATCTGTTAAGCGGAGAGGGCGAAGTCAGCAAGACGCTCTATTTCAAGCAAAATGGCACTGGTTACATTACAGACGGAAAAGCCATCACTGTAAATATCGATAAAACCGCCCCGGCATTTTCTGCCGATACGGACGGAATTACCATCAGCGATAACAACTGGAAGGGATTCTTGAATAATATCACCTTCGGGCATTTCTTTAAGGAAAATAAAAATGTCAGCATTTCGGCAACAGACAGCGGTTCAGGCGGGAATAAGTATTATTACTATATTGATACCGGCAGTACGACAGCCAAAACCGCCGAGGAACTGAAGAGCATTTCCTTTACAGAAGGTAGTAGCTTCTCCATTACTGACGAGAACAAATACATCATCTATGCCTATGCGGTAGATCAGGCAGGCAACAAAAGTGCCTATATCTGCACCGACGGAATCGTCATTGACAAGACGGCACCTACCGTTACGTTGACGGCACCTGCTGGTTCTGATCTTGGAGACGTATCCGCAACAGCAAAAGCACAGATGAACGAAACAGGAATTATTACCTATGTAATCGAGACCACCGAACAAAGCGGTATGACTGCGCAAAATATTTTAGATGCCGCAGATAAGAAAACGGTAAGCGTGATAGATGGTCAGGCGGACACAAATCTTGATGTTGCACTTTCAGGTCTGATAGCGAATACCACTTATTATATGTATGCTGTGGGCACAGACAGTGCACAAAACAACGGAAGTGTGGTTAGCACAAGCTTTACTACCACTACAACAAAGCCGATTTTCGCCGATAACCCTAGCATTACAGGAACCTATGGACAGCAAGTGAAGGACATGACAGTATCTCAGGTGGCAAGCACCAATGGTGTAGCCGGAAGCTGGAGCGTTTCCAGTACAGATATCCCGTCTGTAGGGACATCGGCAACCTATGATGTAGTCTTTACACCTGATAATGCAGCGCAATATGCCACGGTGACGGTACAGGTAACCCCGACCGTTAATCCTAAGAGCCTAACGGCGGCAGGAGTGATAATTGGAGAGGTAACAGGAACTTACACTTATAACAAAACAGAAATAGTACCAACTGTTACAGTAACCGATAGTGAGGCAACCATTACCGCATCGGATTATGAATACAGCTACAGTAACAACGTAAGTGTCGGAACAGCAACAGTAACGGTTACCGCAAAAGGCAATTATACTGGAACCGTAAGCCGTACCTTCACGATTGAAAAAGCAGCAGCTCCGAGTATTACTTGGCCGAATGCAAGCAGTATTATCTACGGGCAGAAGCTGTCTGCAAGCGCCCTAAGCGTGAGCAGTACCGAGTATGGTACCTTTGCGTGGACGGATGGTAGTACAGTTCCGACTGTGACAAACGGCGGCTATGAGGTTACCTTTACACCGAATGCAGGTACAGTGGCAAACTATGAAGCCATCACAAACACAACCAAGATGGTTGCCATTACAGTTAGCAAGGCAACGCCTGCTGTGACAGTAAGCGCAGACATCTCCGATGATGCAGGAAGCCGTAAGGCGACACTGACCGCAACCGTGACCGGTACAGGCGATGGTGAAACTCCTACCGGCACCGTGAAATTTGTCAACAGCACAAGCGGCAGTGATGTGGATATTGCAGGCGCAACCGCTGTCACAATCACAGGCGGCAAGGCAACTTACACATGGACAGGGCTTGCTAAGCAGATTTACAAGGTCAAGGCAGTTTACAACGATAGTGCTAACTATAACACCGCTACCAGTACAGAGCTTAGCTTTGACACCAATAAGCAGAATCAAGCAGCACTTAACATAGGAAGTATCGGTACAAAGACCTATGGCGATGGAACATTTACCCTTTCTGCAACAGGCGGAAGCGGTGACGGAGCTGTGACGTTTGAAAGTTCTGACCCGACTATCGTCAGCATTTCCGGTACCACAGCAACGATTCACAAGGCTGGTAGCGTAACCATTACCGTTACTAAGGCGGCAACAGATACCTACAATGAAGCATCAGCATCTGTGTCGTTGATCGTGGGCAAAAAAGAGTTGACGGTCAAGACAGATAACAAATTAAACATTGTCAAGGGTGGGGCAATGCCTGCACTTACCTATACCGTAACCGGACTGGTGGGCAGCGATACCTTTATCGACCCAATCCTGTCCACCACAGCAACGGACACAAATACCTTAGGTGAATATGACATCACCATCAGTGGCGGAACCCTTGCCAATGCCGACAACTATACAATTAACTATACCAGTGGTAAGCTCACCATTATCAATGAGCCTGCATCACCAGGAGGTTCATCGGGTGGAGGTTCGTCCACAGCTACACCGCAGCCTGAAGCAGGAATGCCGGCGATTAAAGATGCTAGTAACCAGGCAGGCTGGGAGGCTATTAAGGAACAGATCGGTCAGAGCAGGGAAGGTGATACGGTAACGATAGAAATGAATGGTTCTTTGGTAGTACCAGGGGAAGTCCTTGATGCCATCAGAGGAACAGAAACCACCCTTGTCTTTGATATGGGCGATGGCATTACATGGAGTATTAACGGCCAGAGTATCACAGAGGGCAGTCTGAAGGATGTTAATCTTGATGTATCACTTAATACGGATGCTATTCCGGCAGGAATCATTAGCCAGATGGCGGGAGAACAGGATACCACTACGCTCAGTCTTGCTTATGATGGTCCGTTTGGCTTTACATCAGTACTTACAATCAATCTGGATAAGATAAATGCAGGAAAGTATGGTAACCTTTTCTACTATAATCCGGAAACAAAGCAACTGTCACTGCAAGCAGTGGAAAAGATCGGAGAAAAGGGAACTGTAGAACTTCCGTTTACTCATGCTTCAGATTATGTAGTTATCATCAGTGAAGAACCTATGTTAGAAAAGGCACTGGATCAGATAGAAATTAGTGCTGTGAAGAGAACACTGTATGTTGGTGGAACCGAGAAGAAGAGTATGACCTTAAAGCTAGAATTGCCACAACTATTGAAAGAGGCAGTGGAACAAGACAGCTCTATATTAAAGATTACCTACCAGTCCAGTAATCCTAAGATTGCAACGGTCAATGCTTCTGGAAAAATCACGGCCAAGAAGGCAGGAAAAACAACCATAACAACACAGGTTACAATCAATGGAGTACAGAGAAAGTTTAAGACAACAATTACAGTCAAGAAAGCATATATTAAATTGATCAAGAGCACCAATACCTTAAAAACTGGAAGTACCTTCACCTATAAGGCAATCGGATACGGAGTTAAGACAGAGGATATCATGTTTTATACCTCCAAGAAATCCATTGTAGTGATTAATAAGACAACTGGCAAGGCGAAAGCAAGAACCAAAGGAACGGATTATATCATTGTTAAGGTTGGAAAGGTCATAGCAAAGATAAAAGTGAAAGTTTCATGATCCGAATTTGCTTTATGACAGAACCGAAACCTTTATAGCGTATTAATCCCATTACAAAACTGTATTGGAGCTAAAAATACTTAACTAGAAAAAAAGAAGCTGTTGCAAAAAAAGGTGCAAACATCCGTGTTAGCAAGTACCTGAGTTTGCAACAGTTTTTTTATTTTCAATCAATCCACAATCAATGTGTGATACGTTCGCATATATAGATAAATAATCATTTTAACAAAGGCTTAAGCCAGTTTTTTTCTAAATTAAAAAAAACCATCAAAAGCACCCCCAAACTACCCTTTTGCGGAGTTGATTTTGATGGTAATGTATGCTAAATTGTTGTAAGAAAAAGATTTACCTTATTATGGTAATCGAAGGGAGAAAACAGATGGGGCAGGGTGGATATTTATCTATTACGAACAGTACACCGTATTGTTGGAAAAAAACATATGATTACAGCTAACAAATGGATGCATGGAATTTTCCAGATGTAATTGAGAAAGGGATAAACTATAAGCTGTACATAGAATGGGACGAAAGCATTTTTCATCAAAGCCGTGATGACCAGGGCATAGCTGAGTATACCATAGAGGATGGTAGCGGTAGCAAATTAAAAATCAATGCGAACAATAGAAACGAATTTTGTATTTCCATTAATTCATCCGGATTAAAGCGAAAAAAGGAAAGTAGGAAGCGAGAAGATTGTGTGTTGGGGTGGATGCATGATGGAATCATGAATTATGTTGTAGTAGGAGATAAGGATGGATACATGGTAACAGGGGATGACTTTTCCAGTTGGATGGAGGATACATTAGATCTGATTGGAAAAAGGAGGCTCTTTGATATATGTATGCCAGGTTCTCACGATTCCGGTATGAGCGTATGCCAGAATGCTACGCTAGGGGCATCTGCACATAATACAGTAACGCAGACCTGTGATATTACAGGACAACTTGAGCTTGGAGCAAGATATTTTGATCTACGGCCTACAATAAGTGGAGGGGGATTTTATACTGGACATTATGGACACGTAAGTAAGGTTGGAGTTGAAGTGGATGTGGGAGGAAACGGTCAAAAGCTGGATGAAATCGTAGAGCAAATAAATGTTTTTACAAGGTCACACAGGGAACTTATTATATTAAATATTTCCCATAGTTTGAATACAGATGTTGGTCAGGGAGTTTATAGGAGCTTTTCTGATGAAGAATGGAAAAAATGTCTTGGCGTTTTGGAAAAACTGAATTATCGGTACGAAAAAAAA
The nucleotide sequence above comes from Variimorphobacter saccharofermentans. Encoded proteins:
- a CDS encoding PI-PLC domain-containing protein, which gives rise to MDAWNFPDVIEKGINYKLYIEWDESIFHQSRDDQGIAEYTIEDGSGSKLKINANNRNEFCISINSSGLKRKKESRKREDCVLGWMHDGIMNYVVVGDKDGYMVTGDDFSSWMEDTLDLIGKRRLFDICMPGSHDSGMSVCQNATLGASAHNTVTQTCDITGQLELGARYFDLRPTISGGGFYTGHYGHVSKVGVEVDVGGNGQKLDEIVEQINVFTRSHRELIILNISHSLNTDVGQGVYRSFSDEEWKKCLGVLEKLNYRYEKKHSGDLSLKHLEDYLDAEIKVLVIVEDLSSIPSRFVGKGFFPYSQYNVYNSYSITNKLAEMMSDQLEKMRINSKQKLFLLSWTLTQEDYQAAYCGDSILKLAEKANENLDCNLYPKVLSYNYPNIIYTDKIENCQTAVLSCAINWGLFH